The region cccccctctcccgtaGGTAAAGGGAAACAGCGGGTCTGAGCGGTGGTCTGACGGGTCTACAGCGGGGGTCTGactggtgtgtgtctgccagGCGTGCTGCTGCTGTCGGGGCAGGTGGCGGACGGGCTCTGCACGCCCCTGATCGGCTACGAGTCGGACAGGACGCCGGGCTGCGGGACCTACGGCCGGAGGAAGACCTGGCACCtcgtgggtgaggagggagggaggggcggcggcggcaacTCTACATCAGCTGTTAGTGTTTGTACTCATgctacatctgtgtgtgtgtgtgattgtctgtgtgtgtgtgtgtatgtgtgtaatacttggatgtgtttgtttgtgtgtgaacttggatgtgtgtatatgtatccGTTTGTGTGGTTACttggatgtgcgtgtgtttgtgtgtgtgcttgtgtgtgaacttggatgtttgtatgtgtgtgtgtgtgtgtgtatctgtacttggatgtgtgtgtgtgtgtgcgtgcatatatcAGGTACGGTGAGTGTGGTCCTGTCGTTCGCCTTCGTCTTCAACCAGTGCCTAGGCTGCGATGCGGCCACGCCCCAGTGGGTCAGCCTTCTCTACTTCCTGCCCTTCATCGTGGTGTTCCAGTTCGGCTGGGCCGCCACCCAGATCTCCCACCTGGCCCTCATCCCCGAGCTCGTCTCCTGCAAGCATGCCAAAGTGGAGCTCACCGCCTATAGGTAGCGCTGAGCTTCCGTTAAACTAGAGCTTACCGCCAAAGTGGAGCTCACCACCTTTAGTGACCACTAGGCTACCGCTGACCGCTAAACTAGAGCTAACTGCCTACAGGTACATGCTACGCTACCGCTAAAGTAGAGCTCACTGCTTAACTAGAGCTCACTGCTTAACTAGAGCTCACTTCTAAAATAGAGCTCACTTCTAAAGTAGAGCTAACCGCTAAGGGAGAGCTCACCGCTAAACTAGAGCTCACTGCTAAACTAGAGCTCACCGCTAAAGTAGAGCTCACCGCTAAACTAGAGCTCACCGCTAAGGTCTCCTCAGGTACGCCCTCACGGTGGTTGCCAACATGGCCGTCTACTCCATCGCCTTCCTGCTCTTCCACTTCCAGGCAGGAGAGGACGATGACCCCGCCCTCATTGACTCACTGGGACCAATGGACATCCCCGTCTtcagggtgaggggaggggctggtggggggggggggggggggggggagtatacAAACTAGTATACTGCTGCCTCTTCTGTTTCACCTgactcctgctgtgtgtgtgcgtgtgcagaacCTGTCCCTCATCGTCCTGGCCGTGGGCTCCGtgttctccctcctcttccacctgggcaccaaggaggggggtggggctccgggaggagtgggggaggaggagggggagggggagggggagaggaggcctCTCCTCactggctcctcctctcctcctcctcagtctctGTTGCAGTGGAAGTGTTGGCTCCGCCAGCCTTCCTTCTACCAGGTGAGGTTATCAACCTCATACTCATGAGTATGAATTCATACTCATGAGTATGAATATTAACATGATTATGAGTGTTATGAGTACTTTATTCATATTCCTAATGTTATTCATACTGCTGTTTTTCCCCTTCATAATGGTATTCATACTCATGTTCTAAATAGCCGTAATAatgtattaatgttaataatattaataaccaTGCTATTGATGTAGTcgtggtaatgtgtgtgtgtgtgtgtgtgtttgtaggtggcTCTGCTCTACATGTGCACCAGGCTGATAGTGAACTTATCTCAGACCTACATCTCCATGTATCTCATCAACACCCTGGGTCTGCCCAAggtaccctctctctctgctgctctgtctctctcccccctctctctgatgctctgtccctctcccctctctctctgctgctctgtctctctcccctctctctctgctgctgtctctctctgctgctctgtctctctcccctctgtctctcggctgctctgtctctctcccctctctctctctgctgctctgtctctctctcccccctcactgctgtacctgtctgtctgtctaccagaGGTTCATAGCCACCATTCCTCTGGTCATGTACCTGAGTGGATTCCTGTCGTCGTTCATCATGAAGTCGCTCAGCAAGCAGATCGGAACCGCGGTGAGTTTCACGTTCGACTAACGTACCTGACATAACTTCTGTACATGACCTCAATAATGTACCTGACATCACTTCCGTACATGACCTCACTAACGTACCTGACATCACTACCGTGAATGACATCAATAACGTACCTGACATCACTACCATACATGACCTCACTAACGTACCTGACATCACTACCGTGAATGACATCAATAACGTACCTGACATCACTACCATACATGACCTCACTAACGTACCTGACATCACTACCGTGAATGACATCAATAACGTACCTGACATCACTACCGTGAATAACATCATCACACGACCGTACATGACGTCACTACCGTACCTGAAATCAGACTACCGTACATGACATCACACTAGCGTACATAACATCAGATGACAGAAAGTGATATCCGATTTTTGCCCCTTTCTGATTGGTCTAGATGACCTACTTCCTGGGCCTGCTGCTCGTGATGGCCTTCTCCTATTGGGTGTTGCTAGACGACCAGATGGGCGAGCGAGTATACGGCGCGGCCGTACtgctgggggcggggtcagcAACCATACTGGTGATGTCACTCTCCATGACCGCTGACCTCATCGGAGACCAGACGGtacccaatctctctctctctggttgatAGTGAAGCTCTCTTTCTGGGCCCGGTTTCTCGATAACGTCTATTCTTAGCGCGCTACGAAGCTTCCTACGTTTAGACTAATCAAAGTTGTTTACCTCTATAGGCATGTTTCCCTAATGGTCTCTTAGGAGTCTTCTTAGGAAACACTCCTTCAACCTTCGTAAACTGCGCTTTCCAGAAAGAACATGCTGAAATCGATTGCTCAGAGATCGATTTTCCATTGCATGCGCAGGTGCATGATAGCGTTCTAAAATATATTTCAGTCTCTGCGAAAAAAACATTGCTCGAAGGCTGTAACATTATTTAACCATGGAAGAACATAGCATAGACAGACAGTGATTTAAAAAGTATAGAAAATATAGAAACATTGGAGATTTGAACAGCCGTTCAAATGAGGCTATTGATTTTCTGTTTACAAAGGTTTCTGACTTGTTGATTATTTATGaaaatagacattttgaaaaaattacgattacgatttaatcggccgattaaaaacaaaacaaaaaaaagcctatgaaacgtagtttttgaaaccttaaatatactttaaacacttgacgaatatgtgaattgaatgcagaacctttgagtgttttagaatacatttacagtcaaaaatgagtaatgtaaaatgtaaaataaatagctaactcccaatgtgctgcgctcgtgagcagtgactaacacgtgcgtgctgagcagtatggtctcaccgttagtctacagtataacaaattaacatggcctgggacctaaagaaaaacaggcacaacatgctcaaacaacgcgtcttgtgtacattggtgaggtgagtgcgcagctgcctgagcgagcgtgctttcatgttgtacggtaaaattcaatctcctcttttttactccagctaaagttgttagttagcaaggcgagtaggagcgcaatctgcaggatactaagcgcaataacatttcaaaaaaaaataaaataatcggttgtaatctgcgtctttttggcagatgttgattattttcaaaaaggctataatcggccgattaaatcggaaggccgatgaatcggtcgggccctacttcagaccaaccttaCGAACGACGTACGAAAGAGATTCGTAGCAAAGAACATTTTGAGACACACGCGAGATGTTGAGGTAGAACTTAAAGGTAGAGGTTACGAATGACGTAGCGTTAAGAAGGTTTTGGGAAACCGAGCCCTGGTTGATAGttaatctgtctctgtctcagcaAAGCGGGGCGTTCGTCTACGGCGCAATGAGTTTTACTGACAAGGTGGCCAACGGAGCGGCAGTCATGGTCATCCAGGCGGTGCACCCCTGCcagtcagtacacacacacacacacgcaggttacACCCACATGCTAAACATAGCTTCACactctaatctctctctccccgctgcAGTACGATGGTGTGCTGCCCCGCCTGCGTCTGGTTCTACCACCGCATCATGGTGCTAGTCACCGGGGGCGTggccgccgctgccgccctgGGCCTCTGCACCCTCCTTATCTGGCCAATCAGGATCCGGGCAGGTGAGGTCAGCACAACCTGGGGGAGGGTCCTTGTGGTATAAAAAACCTGCctttctcactgtgtgtgtgtgtgtgtgtgtgtgtgtgtgtgtgtgtgtgtgtgtgtgtgtgtgtgtgtgtgtgtgtgtgtgtgtgtgtgtgtgtgtgtgtgtgtgtgtaccggtgGTTTCAGGTCTGCAGGGCCAACAGGCAGAGGAAGTGGCCTCTGATAATGCCTCCAGGGTgaactaaggccccgtccacacgaagccgaaacgggcgaaaccgttacggtttcgatctatccggtttcgaagtatctccgtaaagacgaagccaagcgaaaccggatagatctgtagaaacgctgtagtaaacattccaggcccataaggggcgctgcttctggtacacaaatccagaagaagaagaggcgagcatgcgcataaaggctgccccccgaaccactaacaacacaaacaaacagctcttctacgatggcgaactagattctcaataaataatggcttagcaatccaacaagggacatgatatgctgcagaacgattacaagcttgtagtccgccatcatcttttttgttgtgatttctgagactccgtgggcttaagagccattggctaggaggtcgaggggtggggcgatgatgtcctggtttgcggtttcagtcggtttcaggcgtccacacgaaaccaaaacgaaaccggatagatttgaaaccacctccgagggtggtttcagaagtttgcggtttcggtcagcggattcgccggcttcgtgtggacggaaggccgaaccgtacaagacctttgcggtttcgccatgaaatcggcttcgtgtggacggggcctaattTGCCCCGCCTTCCCCGATGACATCATCCTCCATGGGTATGTGTTCCTGTAGAGACCACAGGAGCCACTGGTCTCAGTGGGACTAAAGAACACTACCTTCACCTTCCTCTTCATCCAAGTGTTGACGGATACAGGGACCTTGGTGACCACCTGTTTACTATTTATCACTACGGTAACAAAGGGAGATGGTCGCCTTGAGACCAATATAATGTAATTTACTCTGAGATGTATCCACTTTTTGGTATTGAATCTTTCATGCTTTGTATCTCCTTGTTTCACGAGCATTAAAAGGGAAACTCTTTGTACTGAGATCGGTGTCTGACTGTTGTGTTGTGAGtgttaagcccagttcagaccaaagattcgcctCGCAACCACTTGCAACGAGACTGTTTTGGAAGTGGTTGTTGCAGCGCGGCTGAtgccgttgcaaggagtcgccagagagtgaacatgtcaaatcgccaggtccagttttagaacgcaaCGGTATAGCTATTTGTCTTCAGCCAATCGggacacagcacagaacaactagTACTTCATGGCCTTACTACGTCCCGGTCCCGCACTGtccacagtaggcctacaccttGGCTATAACCGTTGTTATGGTTACATGCGGCCATTCCAACATGCCCCCATTCCGACACTAGTTATTAGTAGGCCTACCGCCATTCCGACACTACCAATCAGTGGCGCCAACTTCAGATCAACATTCAATCAAACAACTCAATGCAGGACCACCATTGGAGTGGATTGGACGAACATTGAAACGAAATTAATTGTTTGGAGTGCCGAATGAAGGAATGGGCGCAGGACCGGCCCAAAAGCAATAAGCCTACAatgtgcttttcttttttttttaaaggagaaAGGCGAGAATATAGCCTATACCCACTCCTTTACACACAAATTCTCGAAGGGGATCAATAAACCAACAGATTTTGCCCATAGAAGGCTCTCTACACAGATCGgtaggcaccctgtttctgccgctgaGGTAGGCCTAACCAATTGCGGCTCCATATTCTCGGCTTTCTAACTCgccgtcttctccttttcattAGGCCTTTTTACACAGCCAAGCCGGCGTGGCCGGAAATTTCActgtcttatctcaagtttcctgtatAAAACCGAGGGGTTAAAATCCACCGTTCGTCACGGCgagggctttcttggttcactggagaaggtggGGTTGCGCacagagtctagacctctttagaataatttgcattagtgtaggctacaaacgcgattgactatttacaagtgcaataAACGCCCACATATTCTttattatgcttttttttttatcccgacaaaaaccttgtaaggacagttcctctgcgtctctctcgttgatcgcaccatctttcaatgtctttgtttaatgcgactgcatcattttctctcacatgatcagctgCTGGCgggtttcactttctctccagtgagaattgctcatgatgatatcgctgcgttgtctctgtggagacagcgcagcaacacctctaccctgaactgggctttaactgtctgtctgtaggctgTATACCGAGTTACCTGTCTGTAGGCGGTACTTGGTTACCTGTCAGTATGTCGGTTGTACTGCTTTCCCTGTCTGTAGAGGGCTGCCTGTGGCCACTGAACCTGAACAGACTGCTGGTCTCACCTCTCTGAGCTTTAGCAGCTTAGAGCTCTCAATACGCTGACATGCTCCAGCTCCTGCACCTGCACCAGACAGGAAGTGACCAAAATAAGACACAGGATGTTGTTTCTCTCGGTTGTATTTACAGATGCACCACCTGCTCCACCAAGGTAGTCTGTCCCCTCAGGGAGGTGGAGCTCTGACAGAAGCAGCGGTGATGGCCGTCCCCTAGGGGGCGCTGGCGTTCATGCGGTCCAGGCaggtggaggttgaggtggaggtgcaGTACAGGTGTAGTCAGGGTGGGCCCCTAGGGGGCGCTGGCGTTCATGCGGTCCAGGCAGGCGTCCCAGAAGGCCCTGAGGCGGTTGTTGTGGTTGCAGCAGAAGGCGGTGAAGTCCTTGAGCAGGCGTGCGGCGAGGCGCTCGTCCCCCAGCGCCCCGGTCCTCCAGGCCTTGGTCAGCATGGTGTTGTAGGCCCAGTTGAAGCCGGGCTCCTCCCCCCCGAACCCCCCCccgaacccccccccgcccgacgAGGCCGAGTTCCTCCGCCGCCGCTGGCCGCAGGGGAACTTCCTCTTGGAGTAGGGCAGCTGGAGGAACACCGTGCCTACAACCAGTTAACCAGTTAGTTAACCAGTTAGTAAACACTATAGTAGGGCACTTGGAAGAATACTGTGCCTACAACCAGTTAACCAGTTAGTTAACAAGTTAACCAGTTAGTTAACTCTAGAGTAGGGCAGCTGGAGGAAcacagtgc is a window of Gadus macrocephalus chromosome 8, ASM3116895v1 DNA encoding:
- the LOC132462972 gene encoding major facilitator superfamily domain-containing protein 12-like isoform X1, which gives rise to MADRSSLPLRQKLSYAAGHFLNDLCASMWFSYLLVFYHSVLGFQSTYAGVLLLSGQVADGLCTPLIGYESDRTPGCGTYGRRKTWHLVGTVSVVLSFAFVFNQCLGCDAATPQWVSLLYFLPFIVVFQFGWAATQISHLALIPELVSCKHAKVELTAYRYALTVVANMAVYSIAFLLFHFQAGEDDDPALIDSLGPMDIPVFRNLSLIVLAVGSVFSLLFHLGTKEGGGAPGGVGEEEGEGEGERRPLLTGSSSPPPQSLLQWKCWLRQPSFYQVALLYMCTRLIVNLSQTYISMYLINTLGLPKRFIATIPLVMYLSGFLSSFIMKSLSKQIGTAMTYFLGLLLVMAFSYWVLLDDQMGERVYGAAVLLGAGSATILVMSLSMTADLIGDQTQSGAFVYGAMSFTDKVANGAAVMVIQAVHPCHTMVCCPACVWFYHRIMVLVTGGVAAAAALGLCTLLIWPIRIRAVPVVSGLQGQQAEEVASDNASRVN
- the LOC132462972 gene encoding major facilitator superfamily domain-containing protein 12-like isoform X2, translating into MADRSSLPLRQKLSYAAGHFLNDLCASMWFSYLLVFYHSVLGFQSTYAGVLLLSGQVADGLCTPLIGYESDRTPGCGTYGRRKTWHLVGTVSVVLSFAFVFNQCLGCDAATPQWVSLLYFLPFIVVFQFGWAATQISHLALIPELVSCKHAKVELTAYRYALTVVANMAVYSIAFLLFHFQAGEDDDPALIDSLGPMDIPVFRNLSLIVLAVGSVFSLLFHLGTKEGGGAPGGVGEEEGEGEGERRPLLTGSSSPPPQSLLQWKCWLRQPSFYQVALLYMCTRLIVNLSQTYISMYLINTLGLPKRFIATIPLVMYLSGFLSSFIMKSLSKQIGTAMTYFLGLLLVMAFSYWVLLDDQMGERVYGAAVLLGAGSATILVMSLSMTADLIGDQTQSGAFVYGAMSFTDKVANGAAVMVIQAVHPCHTMVCCPACVWFYHRIMVLVTGGVAAAAALGLCTLLIWPIRIRAGLQGQQAEEVASDNASRVN